In one Silene latifolia isolate original U9 population chromosome 10, ASM4854445v1, whole genome shotgun sequence genomic region, the following are encoded:
- the LOC141608808 gene encoding receptor-like protein EIX1, which produces MGRTSFLFVIVLLHMFHSSQYGHGKEPESLGFVRCKKHELEALLKFKQSFTKDPLNRLTSWVGEDCCQWHGVTCDNITNNVVKLNLRTMPPHYNYFDDDYGYDDHLDNIICLPDYDVSMVSSGISPALLELKLLTYLDLSGNDFSWSHIPKFIGSLTHLRYLNLSSTNFSGLLPPQLGNLTNLVHLDLSVCDGSGDIYNDDFKWGSSLIKLQSLDMSGYYLSRSHDTFKVLSTLPSLSALSLSDCELHNSHLSEPFTWNTSGSFFPTLQHLDLSSNAFEGPLPSIFKNMVSLRSLSLYSNNLNGSIPLWLRAMKRLEVLDLSRNGFSYVEGGIMGIMGNPCNFKHLDLSTNNITQGDILEPLIMSLSGCAAFELQYLALSYNMMNGSLPSSLGQLTNLNYLDLRATSMNGSLPFDVFGFVK; this is translated from the exons ATGGGAAGAACCTCCTTCCTCTTTGTTATTGTTCTTTTGCATATGTTCCATTCATCACAATATGGACATGGCAAAGAACCCGAATCCTTAGGCTTCGTAAGGTGCAAAAAGCACGAACTTGAAGCTTTGTTAAAGTTCAAACAGAGCTTTACCAAAGATCCTTTGAACCGCCTTACTTCATGGGTTGGTGAAGATTGTTGTCAATGGCATGGAGTCACTTGTGACAATATCACTAACAATGTCGTCAAGTTGAATCTCCGTACTATGCCGCCACATTATAATTActttgatgatgattatggctATGATGATCATCTCGATAATATAATTTGTCTGCCGGATTATGATGTTTCCATGGTATCTTCTGGAATAAGTCCGGCTTTGCTTGAACTTAAGCTTTTAACTTACTTGGACTTGAGCGGGAATGACTTTTCTTGGAGTCACATTCCAAAATTCATAGGATCGTTGACGCATTTGAGGTATCTAAATCTCTCCTCGACTAACTTTTCTGGCCTCCTTCCGCCTCAACTTGGCAACCTAACTAATTTGGTACACCTTGATCTAAGTGTTTGCGATGGATCAGGTGATATATATAATGATGATTTCAAATGGGGATCCAGTCTTATAAAATTGCAGTCTCTTGACATGAGCGGGTATTACCTGTCCCGGTCACACGACACATTTAAAGTGCTCAGTACACTTCCTTCTCTTTCAGCACTTAGTTTATCTGATTGCGAATTACACAACTCGCATCTATCAGAGCCATTTACATGGAATACTTCTGGTTCATTTTTCCCCACTCTTCAACATCTTGATCTTTCGTCAAATGCCTTTGAAGGCCCACTTCCATCTATTTTTAAAAATATGGTTTCTCTTCGATCCCTCTCTCTCTATTCCAATAATTTAAATGGATCAATTCCTCTCTGGCTTAGAGCCATGAAGCGCCTTGAAGTTCTTGATTTGAGTAGAAATGGTTTTAGTTATGTGGAAGGTGGAATTATGGGGATTATGGGAAATCCTTGCAACTTCAAACACTTGGATTTGTCCACCAATAATATTACTCAAGGAGATATCCTAGAGCCTTTAATTATGAGTTTATCAGGGTGTGCTGCTTTTGAGTTGCAATACCTTGCTCTATCATATAATATGATGAATGGTAGTTTGCCATCTTCGTTAGGACAACTTACAAACTTAAATTACCTTGATCTACGTGCTACTTCGATGAATGGTAGTTTGCC CTTTGACGTATTTGGATTTGTCAAATAA
- the LOC141608809 gene encoding receptor-like protein EIX2, protein MRHNPLQVDVIVKGISELTGSQSIIDLSRNYLVGSIPRELTNISTLFALNLSYNHLTGHIPENIGNLKTVESLDLSNNHLSGTIPQSLSSISWLSNLNLSNNNLHGPIPTGSQLQTLDDPSIYAGNSGLCGFPLPNHCTELDAPPSSTSVNPTVGKDDVKKEDKYDKLWFILAVMSGVATGFWGVVGTLVIKRSWRQAYFRYVEDLGDRIYVPVKVRVNRFKRGFNENL, encoded by the coding sequence ATGAGGCATAACCCTCTACAAGTTGACGTCATTGTTAAGGGAATAAGTGAATTGACAGGGAGTCAATCCATTATTGACCTCTCAAGAAATTATCTAGTTGGCAGTATACCCAGGGAGCTCACAAACATATCTACATTGTTTGCGTTGAATTTGTCATATAATCACCTAACCGGACACATTCCAGAAAATATAGGCAACCTGAAGACCGTCGAATCTTTGGACTTGTCGAATAACCATCTTTCAGGGACTATACCACAGAGTTTATCTTCCATATCATGGCTAAGCAACTTGAATTTGTCCAACAACAACCTACATGGACCTATTCCAACAGGTAGTCAACTCCAAACTCTTGACGACCCATCTATCTATGCGGGCAATTCTGGTTTATGCGGGTTTCCCTTGCCGAACCATTGCACTGAACTTGATGCGCCACCAAGTTCGACAAGTGTTAATCCCACCGTCGGAAAAGATGATGTCAAGAAAGAAGATAAATACGATAAGTTGTGGTTCATCTTAGCCGTAATGTCAGGTGTTGCTACCGGATTTTGGGGAGTGGTAGGAACTCTGGTGATAAAGAGAAGTTGGAGACAAGCTTATTTTCGCTATGTAGAGGATCTTGGCGATAGAATATATGTGCCGGTGAAAGTGAGGGTGAATAGGTTCAAGAGGGGGTTCAATGAGAATTTATAA
- the LOC141608810 gene encoding receptor-like protein EIX2, translating to MPPHINNNLFDGYYFDDHWQGIICMSFYDVSMVSSGISPALLELKLLTYLDLSGNDFSGSHIPEFIGSLTHLRYLNLSLANFSGLLPPQLGNLTNLVHLDLHVVHECYEQSLLYGEGFGWASGLLKLQSLDMSGYNLFRAHDTFKVLITLPSLSALSLSGCELDNSHPSEAFIGNTSDSYFPTLQHLDLSSNGFEGPLPSVFKNMVSLRSLSLYSNYLNGSIPLWLRAMKRLEVLDLGMNLFSYVEGGIMGIMENPCNFKHLDLSNNFISQGDFLEPLMGLSGCAAFELQYLALSNNMMYGSLPSSLGQLTNLNYLDLRATSMNGSLPSSMGKLTNLNHLDLSNNEFKGGIPASFVNLLSTLTYLDLSNIKLSGLIPDFIGHLTRIEHLDISSNSLHGTFFGIGNLSKLSYLDLSLNYLNLNLDSSLNWRPPFQLRFFNVRSCVINTVFPQFLRNQTQIEHLDLSDTGISGELPGWLWNSSSLQGLHLSGNRLTGSLPHHIACDGLYYYSRTLDLLDLHNNLLTGTIPKWLGNLEVAEVIDLSSNLLTGEVFDGKNASSLFNIGNFLMVLDLSDNMLSGEIQFKEVSPDAQLEFLGSMRFVDYAYMRGADLQTDVIVKGISELSIRTIGSQSIIDLSSNYLVGSIPKELTNISTLFALNLSYNHLTGHIPENIGNLKTVESLDLSNNNLSGTIPQSLSSISWLGKLNLSNNNLHGPIPTGSQLQTLDDPSIYAGNSGLCGFPLPNNCTEIAPSLTNVNPITEKDDVKKEDKYDKMWFILAVMSGVATGFWGVVGTLVIKRSWRQAYFRYVEDLGDRIYVPLKVRVNRFKRRFNENS from the exons ATGCCGCCACAtatcaataataatttatttgaTGGTTATTACTTTGATGATCACTGGCAGGGTATAATTTGTATGTCGTTTTATGATGTTTCCATGGTATCTTCTGGAATAAGTCCGGCTTTGCTCGAACTTAAGCTCCTAACTTACTTGGACTTGAGCGGGAATGACTTTTCTGGAAGTCACATTCCAGAATTCATAGGATCTTTGACGCATTTGAGGTATCTAAATCTCTCTTTAGCTAATTTTTCTGGCCTCCTTCCGCCTCAACTTGGCAACCTAACTAATCTGGTACACCTTGATCTTCATGTTGTTCATGAATGCTATGAACAAAGTCTTTTATATGGTGAAGGGTTCGGGTGGGCATCTGGTCTTTTAAAATTGCAATCTCTAGACATGAGCGGCTATAACCTGTTCAGAGCGCACGACACATTTAAAGTGCTTATTACACTTCCTTCTCTTTCAGCCCTTAGTCTATCTGGTTGCGAATTAGACAACTCGCATCCATCTGAGGCATTTATAGGGAATACTTCTGATTCATATTTCCCCACTCTTCAACATCTTGATCTTTCGTCAAATGGCTTTGAAGGCCCACTTCCATCTGTTTTTAAAAATATGGTTTCTCTTCGATCCCTCTCTCTCTATTCCAATTATTTAAATGGATCAATTCCGCTCTGGCTTAGAGCCATGAAGCGCCTTGAAGTTCTTGATTTGGGTATGAATCTGTTTAGTTATGTGGAAGGTGGAATTATGGGGATAATGGAAAATCCTTGCAATTTCAAACACTTGGATTTGTCCAACAATTTTATTTCCCAAGGAGATTTTCTAGAGCCTTTGATGGGTTTATCAGGGTGTGCTGCTTTTGAGTTGCAATACCTTGCTCTATCAAATAATATGATGTATGGTAGTTTGCCGTCTTCGTTAGGACAACTTACAAACTTGAATTACCTTGATCTGCGTGCTACTTCAATGAATGGTAGTTTGCCGTCTTCGATGGGAAAACTCACAAACTTGAATCACCTTGATCTTTCAAACAATGAGTTTAAAGGTGGAATTCCTGCATCTTTTGTGAATTTGTTGTCAACTTTGACGTATTTGGATTTGTCAAATATTAAGTTGAGCGGATTGATTCCAGATTTTATAGGACATTTAACCCGTATAGAGCACCTAGACATCTCATCAAACTCTCTCCATGGTACCTTCTTCGGAATTGGTAACCTCTcaaaattgtcgtatttggattTGAGTTTAAACTATCTTAATCTCAATCTTGACTCGAGTTTAAACTGGCGACCTCCCTTTCAACTTCGATTTTTTAATGTTCGTTCTTGTGTCATAAACACGGTGTTTCCTCAATTTTTAAGAAATCAAACTCAGATTGAACACTTGGACCTTTCTGATACGGGCATCTCAGGAGAATTGCCCGGATGGCTGTGGAACTCAAGCTCTCTTCAAGGATTACATCTTTCTGGCAATCGACTTACAG GATCCTTGCCACACCATATAGCTTGTGATGGACTTTATTATTATAGCCGTACCTTGGATTTGCTGGACCTTCACAATAACTTGCTTACCGGGACAATACCTAAATGGCTGGGCAATTTAGAAGTTGCTGAAGTGATTGATTTGTCTTCCAATCTGCTAACAGGGGAAGTCTTTGATGGAAAAAATGCTTCATCACTTTTTAATATTGGAAACTTTTTAATGGTGCTTGACCTCAGTGACAACATGTTGTCCGGAGAGATACAATTTAAAGAAGTATCCCCTGATGCTCAATTGGAATTCCTCG GCTCTATGAGATTTGTTGATTATGCTTATATGAGAGGTGCCGATCTACAAACTGACGTAATTGTTAAGGGAATAAGTGAATTGTCCATCAGAACAATAGGGAGTCAATCCATAATTGACCTCTCAAGCAATTATCTAGTTGGCAGTATACCCAAGGAGCTCACAAACATATCTACATTGTTTGCGTTGAATTTGTCATATAATCACCTAACCGGACACATTCCAGAAAATATAGGCAACCTGAAGACCGTCGAATCTTTGGACTTGTCGAATAACAATCTTTCAGGGACTATACCACAGAGCTTATCTTCCATATCATGGCTAGGCAAGTTGAATTTGTCCAACAACAACCTACATGGACCTATTCCAACAGGTAGCCAACTTCAAACTCTTGATGACCCATCTATCTATGCGGGCAATTCGGGTTTATGCGGGTTTCCCTTGCCGAACAATTGCACCGAAATTGCACCAAGTTTGACAAATGTTAATCCTATCACCGAAAAAGATGATGTCAAGAAAGAAGATAAATATGATAAGATGTGGTTCATCCTAGCCGTAATGTCTGGTGTTGCTACCGGATTTTGGGGCGTGGTGGGAACTTTGGTGATAAAGAGGAGTTGGAGACAAGCTTATTTTCGGTATGTTGAGGATCTTGGTGATAGAAtttatgtgccactgaaagtgaGGGTGAACAGGTTCAAGAGGAGGTTCAATGAAAATTCCTAA